The Rhopalosiphum maidis isolate BTI-1 chromosome 1, ASM367621v3, whole genome shotgun sequence genome has a segment encoding these proteins:
- the LOC113560875 gene encoding protein drumstick-like isoform X1 — translation MYAVIQLDSENHRLRPKRVKMEFVCKYCNRTFNKHYSLLIHERNHLPTVNYRCEMCYKSFKRQDSLQQHRSTHSPNYRAGYALQL, via the exons ATGTACGCGGTAATACAGCTAGACTCGGAGAACCACAGACTCCGACCCAAGCGGGTCAAAATGGAGTTTGTGTGCAAATACTGCAACCGGACGTTCAACAAACACTATTCATTGCTTATACACGAACGCAACCATCTGCCGACGGTCAACTACCGGTGCGAGATGTGCTACAAGTCGTTCAAAAGGCAGGACAGCCTGCAACAACACAG ATCAACTCATAGTCCAAATTACAGAGCTGGGTACGCATTGCAGCtttga
- the LOC113560875 gene encoding protein drumstick-like isoform X2 produces the protein MYAVIQLDSENHRLRPKRVKMEFVCKYCNRTFNKHYSLLIHERNHLPTVNYRCEMCYKSFKRQDSLQQHRCGHSR, from the exons ATGTACGCGGTAATACAGCTAGACTCGGAGAACCACAGACTCCGACCCAAGCGGGTCAAAATGGAGTTTGTGTGCAAATACTGCAACCGGACGTTCAACAAACACTATTCATTGCTTATACACGAACGCAACCATCTGCCGACGGTCAACTACCGGTGCGAGATGTGCTACAAGTCGTTCAAAAGGCAGGACAGCCTGCAACAACACAG atgtgGCCACTCAAGGTGA